One genomic window of Roseobacter ponti includes the following:
- a CDS encoding ABC transporter substrate-binding protein: protein MRFTTRSMLMALAGSTMLAGAAAAELSGELKIFLDTSNPAPRATMEKMIADFGALHPDLEISTTVIDREAYKTQIRNFLTADSPDVATWYAANRMTPYVNAGLFEDVSDLWAEPEIAENLASTKGAMTIDGKQWGVPYTYYQWGIYYRKDIYEELGLSEPATFDEMKSNCQVIIDSGRACYTIGSKFLWTAGGWFDYLNMRTNGFDFHMALAAGEVTWTDDRVRATFANWRELIDMGAYVENHQNYSWQEALPFMANGEAAAYLMGNFAVAPLREAGLDDDKLDFYQFPAINPDVELAEDAPTDTFHIPANATNKEAAREFLRYVVSADVQTEINNGANLGQLPVNASASVDDDKFLNEGFAMLSSNSPGGVAQFFDRDYPAEMAAEAMQGLQEFMVFPDNLDDILNRLDKVQARVYK, encoded by the coding sequence ATGCGTTTCACCACCAGATCAATGCTGATGGCACTGGCCGGCTCAACCATGCTTGCCGGTGCTGCTGCCGCCGAGCTTTCGGGAGAGCTCAAGATTTTCCTTGATACATCCAACCCCGCGCCGCGCGCGACGATGGAAAAGATGATTGCGGATTTCGGTGCGCTGCACCCCGATCTTGAGATTTCCACCACCGTGATCGACCGCGAAGCCTATAAAACCCAGATCCGGAACTTTCTGACCGCCGACAGCCCGGATGTGGCGACATGGTATGCGGCCAACCGGATGACACCCTACGTGAACGCAGGCCTTTTCGAGGATGTCTCTGATCTCTGGGCCGAGCCCGAGATTGCCGAGAACCTGGCCTCCACCAAGGGTGCGATGACCATCGACGGAAAACAGTGGGGCGTGCCTTACACATATTACCAGTGGGGCATCTACTACCGCAAAGACATCTATGAAGAACTGGGCCTCTCAGAGCCCGCGACCTTTGACGAGATGAAATCCAACTGTCAGGTGATCATCGACAGCGGTCGGGCCTGCTATACCATCGGCTCCAAGTTCCTCTGGACCGCCGGCGGCTGGTTTGACTACCTCAACATGCGCACAAACGGGTTTGATTTCCACATGGCACTCGCCGCCGGCGAAGTGACGTGGACCGATGACCGTGTGCGGGCGACCTTTGCCAACTGGCGCGAACTCATCGACATGGGCGCCTATGTCGAGAACCACCAGAACTACTCCTGGCAGGAAGCCCTGCCCTTCATGGCCAATGGCGAGGCCGCGGCCTATCTGATGGGCAACTTCGCAGTGGCGCCGCTGCGCGAAGCGGGTCTGGATGACGACAAGCTCGACTTTTATCAGTTCCCGGCCATCAACCCGGATGTTGAACTGGCCGAAGACGCGCCCACGGATACCTTCCACATCCCGGCCAATGCCACGAATAAGGAAGCCGCGCGCGAATTCCTGCGCTATGTGGTCTCAGCCGACGTTCAGACCGAGATCAACAACGGCGCGAACCTCGGGCAGCTTCCCGTGAATGCCAGCGCCTCTGTGGATGATGACAAGTTCCTCAACGAAGGCTTTGCCATGCTCAGCTCCAACAGCCCCGGCGGTGTCGCGCAGTTCTTTGACCGCGATTATCCGGCGGAAATGGCTGCGGAAGCGATGCAGGGCCTGCAGGAATTCATGGTCTTTCCGGACAACCTCGACGACATCCTGAACCGTCTCGATAAGGTTCAGGCCCGGGTTTACAAGTAA
- a CDS encoding carbohydrate ABC transporter permease, which yields MPTSPAVPDTMPPPRSWYKRNEIAVTPWLFLAPAILFFAFYVIWPIYQSIVISFYDWDGLGEARFIGMENYVELMDDSAFEVSLWNNLKWLLFYLLAIPGGLFIALFLNQTVTGIRIYKSLFFFPFVLSQVVVGLVFSWFYLPNEGLLNGVLGLVGLGPVNVLGDPTMATYGIIAAGLWPQTAYCMILYLTGLNAVDPEQIEAGRLDNAKGWKMLWYIIIPQLKPATFIAFVVTIIGALRSFDLISIMTNGGPFGQTRVLSFYMFEKALSEYGFRMGYGAAIAVVLFLIMLIFIAYFLWSMWSEERGR from the coding sequence ATGCCAACAAGCCCTGCCGTACCGGATACCATGCCGCCACCGCGCAGCTGGTACAAGCGCAACGAGATCGCCGTCACGCCCTGGCTGTTTCTGGCGCCCGCGATCCTTTTTTTCGCCTTTTACGTAATCTGGCCGATTTATCAGTCGATCGTGATCTCCTTTTACGACTGGGACGGGCTTGGTGAGGCGCGTTTCATCGGCATGGAAAACTATGTCGAGCTGATGGACGACAGTGCCTTTGAGGTCTCGCTCTGGAACAACCTCAAATGGCTGCTGTTTTATCTGCTGGCCATACCCGGCGGGCTTTTCATCGCCCTCTTTCTCAACCAGACCGTGACCGGCATCCGCATCTATAAGTCTCTGTTTTTCTTCCCCTTCGTGCTCAGCCAGGTGGTCGTGGGTCTCGTTTTCTCCTGGTTCTATCTGCCCAATGAGGGCCTGCTGAACGGCGTGCTGGGCCTTGTCGGGCTGGGCCCTGTGAACGTCCTGGGCGATCCGACGATGGCCACCTACGGGATCATCGCCGCCGGTCTCTGGCCACAGACCGCTTATTGCATGATCCTTTATCTCACCGGCCTGAACGCCGTGGATCCCGAACAGATCGAAGCCGGGCGTCTGGACAACGCAAAGGGCTGGAAAATGCTGTGGTATATCATCATCCCGCAACTGAAACCCGCCACCTTTATTGCCTTTGTCGTCACCATCATCGGCGCGCTGCGGTCGTTTGATCTCATCTCGATCATGACTAACGGCGGCCCGTTCGGGCAGACCCGGGTGCTGAGCTTTTACATGTTCGAAAAAGCGCTCAGCGAATATGGGTTCCGCATGGGCTATGGCGCCGCCATCGCCGTGGTGCTCTTTCTCATCATGCTGATCTTTATTGCTTACTTCCTGTGGTCCATGTGGTCCGAGGAGCGGGGCCGATGA
- a CDS encoding MmcQ/YjbR family DNA-binding protein gives MTRMEFDTLCAERPGAVLSGPGELDAWKVGGKMFAFFGHEEKRAANTDHVAVKCPDAETAAMLIDAGAAVKAPYFHRSWVQLDLPALAQDEARHRIAVSYDTIRRGLPRSVREAP, from the coding sequence ATGACCCGTATGGAGTTCGATACGCTCTGCGCAGAACGCCCCGGTGCTGTGCTGTCCGGTCCGGGTGAGCTCGATGCCTGGAAGGTCGGCGGCAAAATGTTCGCCTTTTTCGGGCACGAAGAAAAGCGCGCGGCCAACACGGACCATGTTGCGGTGAAATGCCCTGATGCCGAAACGGCCGCTATGCTCATCGACGCAGGTGCCGCTGTCAAAGCCCCCTATTTCCACCGCTCATGGGTGCAGCTCGACCTGCCCGCGCTGGCTCAGGACGAGGCGCGCCACCGTATCGCCGTGAGCTACGACACCATCCGTCGTGGTCTGCCCAGATCTGTCCGGGAGGCGCCCTGA
- a CDS encoding carbohydrate ABC transporter permease has product MFPTPIEKTSRSWQLTYQSLLPLALIMWLLPLIAVAIFSIKPAVDFTQGNYWGMPSSFELFANYGQVFTNSDMPRYMLNSVLITVPTVIGAVALSCLAGFALGIYKFKSNIWIFFMFVAGNFVPFQILMVPVRDLTLDMGLYNTKTGLVLFHIAFQTGFCTLFMRNFIRALPYELIEAARVEGIAEWKIFWYVVIPLMKPAIAALSVLIFTFIWNDYFWAVVLTQGPESQPVTAGITSFNSQFRAAYHLMSAGSIVAALPPVLMFFLMQKHFIAGLTLGAVK; this is encoded by the coding sequence ATGTTTCCGACACCGATTGAAAAAACCTCCCGCTCCTGGCAGCTGACCTATCAGTCGCTGCTGCCGCTGGCGCTGATCATGTGGCTGCTGCCGCTCATCGCCGTGGCGATCTTCTCGATCAAGCCCGCGGTGGATTTCACACAGGGCAACTACTGGGGCATGCCCTCGTCCTTTGAGCTCTTCGCCAACTACGGCCAGGTCTTCACCAATTCCGACATGCCGCGCTATATGCTTAATTCGGTGCTGATCACCGTGCCGACGGTCATCGGGGCCGTGGCGCTGTCCTGCCTCGCGGGCTTTGCGCTGGGGATCTACAAATTCAAATCCAACATCTGGATCTTCTTCATGTTCGTGGCGGGCAACTTCGTGCCCTTCCAGATCCTGATGGTGCCGGTGCGCGACCTGACACTCGACATGGGGCTTTACAACACCAAGACCGGGCTTGTGCTCTTTCACATAGCCTTCCAGACCGGGTTCTGTACGCTCTTCATGCGCAATTTCATCCGCGCCCTGCCCTATGAGCTTATCGAGGCCGCGCGCGTCGAGGGCATCGCAGAGTGGAAGATCTTCTGGTACGTCGTCATCCCGCTGATGAAACCCGCGATTGCGGCACTTTCTGTGCTGATCTTCACCTTTATCTGGAACGACTATTTCTGGGCCGTTGTGCTTACGCAGGGGCCGGAAAGCCAGCCTGTCACCGCCGGCATCACTTCCTTTAACTCGCAGTTCCGCGCGGCCTATCACCTGATGAGCGCAGGCTCGATTGTGGCCGCCCTGCCCCCGGTGCTGATGTTCTTCCTGATGCAGAAACACTTTATCGCAGGCCTCACGCTGGGAGCTGTGAAGTGA
- a CDS encoding alpha-galactosidase, whose protein sequence is MKTSWRLDDARQTLLLTSLMGRMPQIVYWGAPLPLDEDPDQLVQTSGLDVTGGMLDENPDLSICPEASRSFPGQPGVVVRDQDGTPLLPRFTLEAVEETPQHLRITCTDSDNRLTYTAVFDLDPDTHVIRASAELQADRPLHLHWLSAPVFPAPQHSDEMIDFAGRWCGEFQMNRTAWSPGIRYRENRTGRTGHEHFPGLIIPARGATNASGEACAFHYGWSGGHRMIAEELPDGRRQVQFGHAARMQTQAATSFRTAPLYAVYSSDGLNGAAVSYQRHLRDRIVTWTDKEGLRPVHYNCWEAVYFDHDMPQLKDIAARAADLGAERFVLDDGWFGQRDDDTSSLSDWEVDPRKYPDGLGPLIDHVHGLGMSFGIWFEPEMINPDSNIHRAHPNWALGAEDQILGRQQKALNMALPDVRDFLYDRISALLIAHPVDYIKWDHNRVLPFPDAAQTHGSYALIDRLRADFPHVEIESCASGGGRIDFGILSRTQRVWLSDSNDALERLQIQHNAALFLPAAVTGSHVGPRRCHTSGRVLDIEFRAWVAAHRHMGFEMDPRELTDHEAQVLRDVTRWWKDNRAWMMAADILRLDASDAAVIAEQQQARDGSRFVVFAGKAATSAQIAPRPLRLTRLDREARYEVSLRNRASAPGLSRGRMALKDAPVVLTGAALMQNGLTLPWSFPETMWVLEGKRL, encoded by the coding sequence GTGAAAACAAGCTGGCGGCTGGACGATGCGCGGCAGACGCTTCTGCTGACGTCCCTTATGGGGCGCATGCCGCAGATCGTCTACTGGGGCGCGCCACTGCCCCTGGATGAGGATCCGGATCAGCTTGTGCAGACCTCCGGGCTCGATGTGACCGGGGGGATGCTGGATGAAAACCCCGACCTTTCGATCTGCCCCGAAGCCTCGCGCAGCTTTCCCGGCCAGCCCGGCGTGGTCGTGCGCGATCAGGACGGCACGCCGCTTTTGCCGCGCTTTACCCTCGAGGCCGTGGAAGAAACCCCGCAGCATCTCAGGATAACCTGCACAGACAGTGACAACCGGCTGACCTATACGGCCGTCTTTGACCTGGATCCCGACACTCATGTGATCCGCGCCTCGGCAGAGTTGCAGGCCGACCGGCCCCTGCATCTGCACTGGCTCTCGGCGCCTGTGTTCCCTGCCCCGCAGCATTCGGATGAGATGATCGATTTTGCCGGCCGCTGGTGTGGCGAGTTTCAGATGAACCGCACCGCCTGGAGCCCCGGCATCCGTTACCGCGAAAACCGCACTGGCCGCACCGGACACGAGCATTTCCCGGGGCTGATCATCCCCGCCCGTGGCGCCACCAATGCCAGCGGCGAGGCCTGTGCCTTTCACTATGGCTGGTCGGGCGGGCACCGGATGATCGCGGAAGAGCTGCCCGACGGGCGCCGTCAGGTGCAGTTCGGCCACGCCGCGCGCATGCAGACGCAGGCGGCCACCAGCTTCCGCACCGCGCCGCTTTATGCCGTTTACTCCTCTGACGGGCTCAACGGGGCCGCCGTCTCTTATCAGCGGCACCTGCGCGACCGCATCGTCACCTGGACGGATAAAGAGGGCCTGCGTCCGGTGCATTATAACTGCTGGGAAGCCGTCTATTTCGACCACGACATGCCGCAGCTGAAAGACATCGCGGCCCGCGCCGCGGATCTGGGCGCCGAACGTTTCGTGCTGGATGACGGCTGGTTCGGGCAGCGTGATGACGACACCTCAAGCCTCTCAGACTGGGAGGTTGACCCGCGCAAATACCCCGACGGGCTCGGCCCGCTCATCGATCACGTGCACGGGCTGGGCATGAGCTTTGGCATCTGGTTCGAGCCCGAGATGATCAACCCCGACAGCAACATTCACCGCGCGCACCCCAACTGGGCACTGGGCGCCGAAGATCAGATCCTCGGACGCCAGCAAAAGGCGCTGAACATGGCGCTGCCCGACGTGCGCGATTTTCTGTATGACCGGATATCGGCGCTGCTCATCGCGCATCCCGTTGACTACATCAAATGGGATCACAACCGGGTCCTGCCCTTTCCGGACGCCGCGCAGACCCACGGATCTTATGCGCTGATCGACAGGCTGCGCGCCGATTTTCCGCATGTGGAGATCGAAAGCTGTGCATCGGGCGGCGGGCGGATCGATTTCGGCATTCTCAGCCGCACCCAGCGGGTCTGGCTGTCCGACAGTAACGACGCGCTGGAGCGGTTGCAGATCCAGCACAACGCCGCCCTTTTTCTGCCCGCCGCCGTCACCGGCAGCCATGTGGGGCCGCGCCGCTGCCATACCTCGGGGCGCGTGCTCGATATCGAATTCCGCGCCTGGGTCGCGGCACATCGGCACATGGGGTTCGAGATGGACCCGCGCGAACTGACGGATCACGAAGCACAGGTGCTGCGCGACGTCACCCGATGGTGGAAAGACAACCGCGCCTGGATGATGGCGGCGGACATCCTGCGCCTTGACGCCTCCGACGCAGCGGTGATTGCCGAACAGCAGCAGGCCCGGGACGGCAGCCGCTTCGTGGTCTTTGCCGGCAAGGCTGCAACCTCGGCTCAGATCGCGCCCCGGCCGCTGCGCCTCACACGGCTCGACCGCGAAGCACGCTATGAGGTGAGCCTGCGCAACCGCGCCTCGGCACCTGGTCTGTCGCGCGGCCGGATGGCGCTGAAAGACGCACCGGTGGTTCTGACCGGTGCCGCTCTGATGCAGAACGGGCTCACTCTGCCCTGGTCCTTCCCGGAAACCATGTGGGTGCTGGAAGGAAAACGCCTGTGA
- a CDS encoding SDR family NAD(P)-dependent oxidoreductase, translated as MTATATFHDLKDASVYITGGGSGIGADLTDGFLGQGAKVAFIGRSDASDFVDAMAEKHGRAPLFLQGDITDTDRLRATVAEAAEAHGPVQVLVSNAANDKRHNWLELTPEEWDSLLAVNLKAYLFAAQAVAPGMISAGAGSIINFSSISYMMGNAGYPAYTAANGGITAMTRSLARELGPDGIRVNALAPGWVLTEKQLEKWATPEGLAAHLDRQCLKTHLEPRDIVDAVLFMASATSRMMTGQCLVVDGGVVTTG; from the coding sequence ATGACCGCCACTGCCACCTTCCACGACCTGAAAGACGCCTCAGTTTACATCACCGGCGGCGGCTCGGGCATCGGCGCCGACCTCACCGACGGCTTCCTCGGACAGGGGGCAAAGGTCGCTTTCATCGGGCGCTCGGATGCCAGTGATTTCGTCGACGCGATGGCAGAGAAGCACGGGCGTGCGCCGCTTTTTCTGCAGGGCGATATCACCGACACTGACCGCCTGCGTGCCACCGTCGCAGAGGCCGCTGAGGCGCATGGCCCGGTGCAGGTTCTTGTTTCAAATGCAGCGAATGACAAACGTCACAACTGGCTGGAGCTGACGCCGGAGGAATGGGACAGCCTGCTTGCAGTGAACCTCAAAGCCTATCTTTTCGCAGCCCAGGCCGTGGCCCCCGGCATGATCAGCGCTGGCGCGGGATCGATCATCAATTTCAGCTCCATAAGCTATATGATGGGTAATGCGGGCTATCCTGCCTATACGGCGGCGAATGGTGGGATCACCGCGATGACCCGCAGTCTTGCGCGCGAACTGGGGCCCGACGGCATCCGGGTGAACGCGCTGGCTCCGGGCTGGGTTCTCACTGAAAAACAGCTCGAAAAATGGGCAACGCCGGAAGGGCTCGCCGCGCATCTCGACCGCCAGTGCCTGAAAACCCATCTGGAACCACGCGATATTGTGGATGCGGTGCTTTTCATGGCATCTGCAACCAGCCGCATGATGACCGGCCAGTGCCTGGTTGTGGATGGCGGCGTCGTGACAACCGGATAG
- a CDS encoding 2-dehydro-3-deoxygalactonokinase, which yields MSASVSPDWIAVDWGTTNLRAFAMQGGTVVDQAQSDQGMGGLTTDGFEPALRALISPWIAAGNLPVIACGMVGSRQGWVEAAYRAVPCTPLDTVLTRAPASGGLAVHVVSGLSQAAPPDVMRGEETQIAGFLQLNPGWDGVICLPGTHTKWAHLSAGEVVSFQTVMTGELFALLGQSSVLRHSLDPDGWHDAAFAEAVGDTMAHPERLAARLFGLRAGQLLQSTDGAIARARLSGLLIGSELAATKAYWLGQNLAILGTGAQARAYRDALALQGAHAIPADTDRATLAGLTAARRLLREAT from the coding sequence ATGAGCGCGTCCGTATCACCTGACTGGATTGCCGTTGACTGGGGCACCACGAACCTGCGCGCCTTTGCCATGCAGGGAGGAACGGTCGTGGATCAGGCGCAGTCGGATCAGGGCATGGGCGGGCTCACCACAGACGGGTTTGAGCCGGCACTGCGCGCCCTGATCAGCCCTTGGATTGCTGCCGGCAACCTGCCCGTGATCGCCTGCGGCATGGTCGGCTCACGTCAGGGCTGGGTCGAGGCCGCTTATCGTGCCGTGCCCTGCACACCGCTTGATACGGTCCTCACGCGCGCTCCGGCGTCGGGCGGGCTTGCGGTGCATGTGGTCTCCGGGCTGTCGCAGGCCGCACCACCTGATGTGATGCGCGGAGAAGAAACACAGATTGCAGGTTTTCTGCAGCTCAATCCGGGCTGGGACGGCGTGATCTGTCTGCCTGGGACGCATACCAAGTGGGCGCATCTGAGCGCCGGCGAAGTTGTGAGCTTTCAGACCGTGATGACCGGGGAGCTTTTTGCCCTGCTCGGGCAGTCTTCGGTGCTGCGCCACTCGCTCGATCCTGACGGCTGGCACGATGCGGCCTTTGCAGAAGCGGTCGGTGACACCATGGCACATCCGGAGCGGCTGGCAGCACGGCTCTTTGGCCTTCGGGCAGGACAGCTTTTGCAGAGCACCGATGGTGCCATCGCCCGCGCGCGCCTCTCAGGTCTGCTGATCGGGTCCGAACTTGCGGCGACAAAGGCATACTGGCTGGGCCAGAACCTGGCCATTCTCGGCACGGGCGCGCAGGCCCGCGCCTATCGTGATGCGCTCGCCCTGCAGGGCGCACATGCCATTCCTGCCGATACGGACCGCGCGACGCTTGCCGGGCTTACCGCTGCCCGCAGATTACTCAGAGAGGCCACATGA
- a CDS encoding 2-dehydro-3-deoxy-6-phosphogalactonate aldolase — MTLPLIAILRGITPAEAPDICAALIDAGITTIEVPLNSPDAPESIAALVRLYGDQAVIGAGTVLSTAEVQVVAGAGGRLIVSPNCDPEVITATKALGMQSWPGVFTPTEAMAALKAGADGLKLFPGTMAGPSGLQAMRAILPPGTKVYAVGGAGPENFSDWITAGADGFGIGSALYKPGMSADDAAARATDIVAACTAALK; from the coding sequence ATGACCCTTCCCCTCATCGCCATCCTGCGCGGGATAACCCCCGCCGAAGCACCCGACATCTGCGCGGCTCTGATCGACGCCGGCATTACCACCATCGAAGTGCCGCTGAACTCGCCGGATGCGCCCGAGAGCATCGCAGCACTTGTGCGGCTTTATGGCGACCAGGCCGTGATCGGGGCCGGCACGGTGCTCAGCACCGCCGAAGTGCAGGTGGTTGCAGGGGCCGGTGGCAGGCTGATTGTCTCGCCAAACTGTGACCCGGAGGTGATCACCGCGACAAAGGCGCTTGGCATGCAGAGCTGGCCTGGCGTCTTTACCCCGACCGAAGCCATGGCCGCGCTCAAAGCCGGCGCCGACGGGCTCAAACTCTTTCCGGGTACTATGGCCGGCCCGTCCGGGCTGCAGGCGATGCGGGCCATCCTGCCCCCCGGTACAAAAGTTTACGCAGTGGGAGGCGCGGGCCCGGAGAATTTTTCGGACTGGATCACGGCAGGTGCTGACGGCTTCGGGATCGGTTCGGCCCTTTATAAACCGGGGATGTCAGCTGACGATGCGGCCGCGCGCGCCACAGACATTGTTGCGGCCTGCACCGCCGCTCTGAAATGA
- a CDS encoding beta-galactosidase has protein sequence MKQSLGVCYYPEHWPRSMWESDAANMVAAGLSWVRIGEFAWSRIEPQPGSFDFAWLDDAISVLSDAGLRIVLGTPTCTPPAWMADKYPDMFAHDARGHIRGFGSRRHYCFSHAGYRAEAGRIAEILGDRYGRDPRIHAWQIDNEYGCHDTVLSWSPAARDAFRHWLAATYGDTDTLNTAWGNVFWSMEYSSFDQIGLPNLTVTQPNPSHELAFRRFSSDQVVRWHEVQVDALRARTDAPLIHNYMGRVLDFDHFDVGRSIDIASWDSYPIGFLSDRLEASPERRAQYLQQGDPDMQAFHHDLYRAVGRDGRWWVMEQQPGPVNWAPYNPAPLPGMVRLWTWEAFAHGAEVVSYFRWRQAPFAQEQMHAGLRRPDDAPAPGLDEAARVAQELSEMPAVEQVQAPVALIFDYPSEWAWATLPQGADFSYFRLVLDCYRALRRSGLSVDILPSSARAFDGYRLVLAPGIASVPDALFRALGDRSVVFGPRMNAVTRELTIPDPMGPAVPELDVTVTRVESLPPGTRRAVAGGGAVHRWMETLEGSATAVISDLQGAAVLVGDGTAYYLGGWPDPELWKRIISEIAPNAGLDVSELPPGLRIRDTKTLRFAFNYGSEAVEYNGETIPAAGVTWWPHQPMDCA, from the coding sequence ATGAAGCAGTCCCTTGGTGTCTGTTATTATCCCGAACACTGGCCGCGCAGCATGTGGGAATCGGATGCGGCGAACATGGTTGCCGCAGGGCTTTCATGGGTTCGCATCGGCGAGTTCGCCTGGAGCCGGATAGAGCCGCAGCCGGGTAGCTTTGATTTCGCCTGGCTGGATGACGCCATCAGCGTGCTTTCGGACGCAGGGCTGCGGATCGTTCTCGGGACACCCACCTGCACGCCGCCTGCCTGGATGGCCGATAAGTATCCCGATATGTTCGCCCATGACGCCCGGGGGCACATACGTGGTTTCGGCTCACGGCGGCACTACTGTTTCAGCCACGCGGGATACCGCGCCGAGGCCGGGCGGATCGCGGAAATTCTCGGGGACAGGTACGGGCGCGACCCGCGCATTCATGCATGGCAGATTGATAACGAATACGGCTGTCACGACACGGTCCTCTCATGGTCGCCCGCGGCGCGGGATGCTTTCCGGCACTGGCTGGCCGCGACCTACGGCGACACGGATACGCTGAACACGGCCTGGGGCAATGTGTTCTGGTCAATGGAATACAGCAGTTTTGACCAGATCGGCCTGCCTAATCTGACCGTGACACAGCCCAATCCGTCGCATGAACTGGCCTTTCGCCGGTTCAGTTCTGATCAGGTGGTGCGCTGGCATGAGGTTCAGGTCGATGCTCTGCGCGCGCGCACGGATGCGCCGCTCATTCACAACTACATGGGCCGGGTGCTGGATTTCGACCATTTCGACGTGGGCCGCTCCATTGATATCGCCAGCTGGGACAGCTACCCCATCGGTTTCCTGTCGGACCGGCTGGAGGCCTCGCCTGAGCGCCGCGCGCAGTATCTGCAGCAGGGCGACCCGGACATGCAGGCGTTCCACCACGACCTCTATCGCGCGGTCGGGCGCGACGGGCGCTGGTGGGTCATGGAGCAGCAGCCCGGGCCGGTGAACTGGGCCCCCTATAATCCCGCGCCTCTGCCCGGCATGGTGCGTCTGTGGACCTGGGAGGCCTTTGCCCATGGCGCCGAAGTGGTCAGTTACTTCCGCTGGCGTCAGGCCCCTTTTGCTCAGGAACAGATGCACGCAGGCCTGCGCCGGCCTGATGACGCACCCGCGCCCGGGCTCGACGAAGCCGCCCGGGTAGCACAGGAACTCAGCGAGATGCCCGCTGTTGAACAGGTTCAGGCGCCGGTTGCGCTGATCTTTGATTATCCGTCGGAATGGGCCTGGGCGACGCTGCCTCAGGGCGCCGATTTCAGCTACTTCCGACTGGTACTGGATTGCTACCGCGCGCTGCGGCGGTCGGGGCTCTCGGTCGATATTCTGCCTTCGTCTGCCAGGGCTTTCGACGGCTACCGGCTCGTTCTTGCGCCCGGCATCGCCTCGGTGCCGGATGCACTTTTCCGCGCGCTCGGGGACAGATCCGTCGTTTTCGGACCACGGATGAATGCCGTGACGCGGGAACTCACGATCCCTGATCCGATGGGCCCCGCCGTGCCGGAGCTTGACGTCACCGTCACGCGTGTCGAAAGCCTGCCGCCAGGCACCCGGCGTGCCGTTGCAGGCGGTGGTGCTGTGCACCGCTGGATGGAAACGCTGGAAGGCTCCGCCACCGCAGTGATCAGTGATCTGCAGGGGGCGGCGGTGCTGGTAGGCGACGGCACAGCCTATTATCTCGGCGGCTGGCCGGATCCGGAGCTGTGGAAACGTATAATCTCCGAGATCGCACCGAATGCCGGTCTTGACGTCTCAGAACTGCCTCCGGGACTGCGGATCAGGGATACAAAAACCCTAAGGTTTGCATTCAACTATGGATCAGAGGCGGTTGAATACAATGGTGAAACGATCCCCGCAGCAGGTGTCACATGGTGGCCACATCAGCCCATGGATTGTGCGTAA
- a CDS encoding glucokinase translates to MTLILADVGGTNVRFAAAQDGVIDGARIKRYQNDDFDSFDSALSSYLERAGVSGVEGLSVAVAGPVSGGAARLTNRGWSFNAADLAEACDGGPVYLLNDLSALGYALDVLGEDDTSLVLDGPVVASEQRLVIGAGTGFNVSPVLQSGGQTFCLRAEAGLSSLPTRVAGIMQAYIGGVAPWVRCAEDAVRGPGLSELHAAATGGPVRDARDVMAAADEGDSDALASTEVYARMLGAFVQDLRLLYMPTGGIFLAGSVARGLLASPARDVFIEALGGQPTVKQTMAQVRVSLITRDEAALVGCLAYAQSMG, encoded by the coding sequence ATGACACTTATTCTGGCCGATGTCGGGGGCACGAATGTGCGTTTTGCCGCAGCGCAGGACGGCGTCATCGATGGTGCGCGGATCAAACGCTACCAGAATGACGACTTCGACAGTTTTGACAGTGCCTTGAGCAGTTATCTTGAACGTGCCGGCGTCAGTGGTGTTGAAGGGCTGAGCGTCGCTGTCGCCGGCCCTGTAAGCGGTGGTGCCGCGCGTCTGACCAATCGCGGCTGGAGTTTTAATGCGGCGGATCTTGCAGAGGCCTGTGATGGTGGTCCGGTATATTTACTGAATGATCTCAGCGCACTGGGGTACGCTCTCGATGTTCTGGGTGAGGATGACACAAGTCTTGTGCTCGACGGGCCGGTGGTTGCATCCGAGCAGCGTCTCGTCATCGGTGCAGGGACAGGCTTTAACGTGAGCCCGGTGCTGCAGTCAGGCGGACAGACCTTCTGCCTCAGGGCTGAGGCCGGTCTGAGCAGCCTGCCGACCCGCGTGGCCGGAATCATGCAGGCCTATATCGGCGGAGTGGCGCCCTGGGTGCGCTGTGCAGAGGATGCGGTGCGCGGGCCGGGGCTTTCCGAGCTTCACGCCGCCGCAACAGGCGGCCCGGTACGGGATGCGCGTGATGTGATGGCTGCGGCGGATGAGGGTGACAGTGACGCGCTGGCCTCCACCGAAGTCTACGCGCGTATGCTTGGTGCCTTTGTGCAGGATCTGCGTCTTCTCTACATGCCAACCGGTGGGATTTTCCTTGCGGGGTCGGTGGCGCGCGGGTTGCTGGCCAGCCCTGCGCGAGACGTTTTTATTGAGGCGCTTGGCGGACAGCCGACGGTTAAACAGACGATGGCACAGGTGCGTGTTTCGCTGATTACCCGGGATGAAGCGGCGCTGGTCGGGTGTCTTGCTTACGCACAATCCATGGGCTGA